One part of the Spiroplasma turonicum genome encodes these proteins:
- a CDS encoding protein translocase SecDF, variant type — protein MNNNNNKKKNIKKSSIIKFFSMIVILSGLIIGIFFSSLFFSDNYKLGSDFKGYYSALVSVDNTNNDESTENQPNGNAEEGAKVLNDRLNPMGSNQIIIETAGKNFLKVMSPMDIYESETVFANQIQRNGGIVLLNNENKDMQISGEKDNITRKGISDYFTAATATTITGKLSKEPAISYDLNGDNFTSLFPSDETNQTPLNLKIMIDADGFFNDIRNFYKLISGDLKDRVNSFFDIIINPLRDTYKKSDEDTKNILFDLFYGKWKTETSGGINDFQYGSLITDDISNTQFLDSIVDSFSYESDTSKYVYDANAKTEDFKTEEGKYHNNIKIYKEGQGHNLVDFKRIDSVFSLLSSSLISFYNNFKDTIQNKNKKYYNNMESYFLFSGSILKNGSESNDGYIKDNKLYTKTQNDSKARIGASLFNASGKGFVFKVNSVATYNASVTKIMLIIGIVFMAVVALTLFIYMCFFYRLLGLFAMIITLAIIGTTLLTITLWFGLTIGPETIIAIFILVAINVEIFSLIFESMKENYFLKQRGLKTSFNLSVKENIALIFDIIVAILIPVVSMFWLTSNTIQSLAITLTIGSLSTIIFAVIIGLILFKLCVSTNILNKYPSLFALNTLSKGYEFSKLFLIIKINKIKSKIAKNISKNNESENVDLNKKLLVLEQKLEDHRLKLENKKQAKSDKKIAKLNIKLEKYNNLLKTIDKEKNSYKYQKLEFKIKDINYLIGNDVLESETDETIVVSSTKERLRVKSTEKVIYTGLKVLPLFTILVIGLSIILGFFVGVKYDNTFGGRTEYTLWGDRIDTLYDQIGNLDSDDAPNGLEEKIASLQNQFNEYKNENHSNDEVTFKKTQIVSEFINYSFLNNNVINYIANAPSSKPYNNTSFNVSNGTNFNYNKVESSQQESINWITLSVSTTDNSQSAIVKRFFSNLYVSKDDEPSAESGFITKRINPSTMLDLTIQLAYSVLALILALIIYIIIRFKWTYYVAMAIGVIATPLLLSGLIISLQIPFGSLIIIGITTSILFALTTSFAIFGKVRSLIASRNQKSLVTFFNKEVEYAYQIKEKKRQIAHEIFLEKQALKIKLSEKEHSREELRKLNLEFNKFAYEKRSEYKKYARENKELIYKVAKENNYLSEILVKTFKFGFTRFLLVFTLFLSLSLLLVIAINPILYFGIALILGVIISNLFILFLSLPIFIYLEKVRIRNNLARKRFINKLVVSNEEQIIEGIND, from the coding sequence GTGAACAATAATAACAATAAGAAAAAAAATATTAAGAAATCTTCAATTATTAAGTTTTTTTCAATGATAGTAATATTGTCTGGATTAATCATAGGAATTTTCTTTTCATCTTTATTCTTTTCTGATAATTATAAATTAGGATCTGACTTTAAAGGTTACTATTCAGCACTTGTTAGTGTTGATAATACTAATAATGATGAAAGTACTGAAAATCAACCAAATGGTAATGCTGAAGAAGGTGCTAAGGTTTTAAATGATAGATTAAACCCTATGGGAAGTAATCAAATAATCATTGAAACAGCAGGTAAAAACTTTTTAAAAGTTATGTCACCAATGGATATTTATGAAAGTGAAACTGTTTTTGCTAACCAAATACAAAGAAATGGTGGAATAGTTCTTTTAAATAATGAAAATAAAGATATGCAAATTAGTGGTGAAAAAGATAATATCACTAGAAAAGGAATAAGTGATTATTTTACAGCAGCTACTGCTACTACAATTACAGGTAAACTTTCTAAAGAACCAGCTATATCTTATGATTTAAATGGAGATAATTTTACGTCATTGTTTCCTTCTGATGAAACTAATCAAACACCATTAAACTTGAAAATAATGATTGATGCTGATGGTTTTTTTAATGATATAAGAAATTTTTATAAATTAATTTCTGGGGATTTAAAAGATAGAGTTAATTCTTTCTTTGATATAATAATAAATCCATTAAGAGACACTTATAAAAAAAGTGATGAAGATACAAAAAACATATTATTTGATTTATTTTATGGAAAGTGAAAAACTGAAACTAGTGGTGGTATAAATGATTTCCAATATGGTTCATTAATCACAGATGACATTTCTAACACTCAATTTTTAGACTCAATTGTTGATTCTTTCTCATATGAATCAGACACTTCTAAATATGTTTACGATGCAAATGCAAAAACCGAAGATTTTAAAACTGAAGAAGGAAAATATCATAATAATATAAAAATTTATAAAGAAGGACAAGGTCATAACTTAGTTGATTTTAAAAGAATAGACAGTGTATTCTCATTATTAAGTTCAAGTTTAATAAGTTTTTATAATAATTTTAAAGATACTATTCAAAATAAAAACAAAAAATACTATAACAATATGGAAAGTTACTTTCTATTTAGTGGTTCAATCTTAAAAAATGGTTCTGAATCAAATGACGGTTATATTAAAGACAATAAATTATATACAAAAACTCAAAATGACTCTAAAGCAAGAATTGGAGCATCACTATTTAACGCTTCTGGTAAAGGTTTTGTATTTAAGGTTAATAGTGTTGCTACTTATAATGCATCTGTTACAAAAATAATGCTTATTATAGGAATTGTTTTTATGGCAGTAGTTGCACTAACATTATTTATTTACATGTGCTTCTTTTATAGATTACTTGGTCTATTTGCAATGATCATTACTTTAGCTATAATTGGTACAACATTATTGACAATAACATTATGGTTTGGATTAACAATTGGTCCTGAAACAATAATTGCAATATTTATTCTTGTAGCTATTAATGTTGAAATATTCTCTTTAATCTTTGAAAGTATGAAGGAAAATTACTTTTTAAAACAAAGGGGATTAAAAACAAGCTTTAACTTATCTGTTAAAGAAAACATAGCATTAATTTTCGACATAATTGTTGCAATTTTAATACCAGTTGTAAGTATGTTTTGATTAACTTCAAATACAATTCAATCATTAGCTATTACATTAACTATTGGATCATTATCAACAATCATTTTTGCAGTTATCATAGGGCTGATATTATTTAAATTATGTGTAAGTACAAACATTTTAAATAAATATCCTAGTTTATTCGCATTAAATACTCTTTCAAAAGGTTATGAGTTCTCTAAATTATTTTTAATAATTAAAATTAATAAGATTAAATCAAAAATTGCAAAAAATATTAGTAAAAATAATGAAAGTGAAAATGTTGATTTAAATAAAAAACTTTTAGTTTTAGAACAAAAATTAGAAGATCATAGATTAAAACTTGAAAATAAAAAGCAAGCAAAAAGTGATAAAAAAATTGCAAAACTAAATATTAAACTTGAAAAGTACAATAATTTGTTAAAAACTATTGATAAAGAAAAAAACTCTTATAAATATCAAAAATTGGAGTTTAAAATTAAAGACATAAATTATTTAATTGGTAATGACGTATTGGAATCTGAAACCGATGAAACAATTGTTGTTTCATCAACCAAAGAAAGATTAAGAGTTAAATCAACCGAAAAAGTTATTTATACTGGTTTAAAGGTGCTTCCATTATTTACAATCTTAGTAATAGGTCTTTCTATAATACTTGGATTCTTTGTTGGTGTTAAATATGACAATACATTTGGTGGAAGAACTGAATATACATTATGAGGAGACCGAATTGATACATTATATGATCAAATAGGTAACTTAGATTCAGATGATGCTCCAAATGGTTTAGAAGAAAAAATTGCTTCTTTACAAAATCAATTTAATGAGTATAAAAATGAAAACCACTCTAATGATGAAGTAACTTTCAAAAAGACTCAAATAGTTAGCGAGTTCATCAATTATTCTTTCTTAAATAATAATGTTATAAATTATATTGCAAATGCACCAAGTTCAAAACCCTATAATAATACAAGTTTCAATGTATCTAATGGTACTAATTTTAATTACAATAAGGTTGAATCATCACAACAAGAATCAATTAATTGAATAACTTTAAGTGTTTCAACTACTGATAATTCACAATCTGCAATTGTTAAAAGATTTTTTAGTAATTTATATGTTTCAAAAGATGACGAACCTTCAGCTGAGTCTGGATTTATAACTAAAAGAATTAATCCTTCTACAATGTTAGATTTAACTATACAGTTAGCTTACAGTGTATTAGCTTTAATATTAGCTTTAATAATATATATAATTATTAGATTTAAATGAACTTATTATGTAGCAATGGCAATTGGTGTAATTGCAACACCTTTACTATTAAGTGGATTGATAATTTCATTACAAATACCTTTCGGAAGTTTAATAATTATTGGTATAACTACTTCTATATTATTTGCGCTAACAACTTCATTCGCAATATTTGGTAAAGTTCGTAGTTTAATTGCTTCTAGAAATCAAAAATCATTAGTTACATTCTTTAATAAAGAAGTTGAATATGCATATCAAATAAAAGAGAAAAAGCGTCAAATCGCACATGAAATATTTTTAGAAAAGCAAGCTTTGAAAATTAAGTTAAGTGAAAAAGAGCATTCACGTGAAGAACTAAGAAAATTAAATTTAGAATTTAACAAATTTGCATATGAAAAAAGATCAGAGTATAAAAAATATGCACGTGAAAACAAAGAATTAATCTATAAAGTAGCAAAAGAAAATAATTACTTATCAGAAATATTAGTAAAAACATTTAAATTTGGATTTACTAGATTCTTATTAGTATTTACATTATTCTTATCTTTATCATTATTATTAGTTATAGCAATAAATCCTATTTTATATTTTGGTATTGCATTAATATTAGGTGTAATTATATCAAACTTATTCATCCTATTTTTATCTTTACCTATATTTATATATTTAGAAAAAGTAAGAATTAGAAATAATTTAGCAAGAAAAAGATTTATTAATAAATTAGTTGTTTCAAACGAAGAACAAATTATAGAAGGAATAAACGACTAA
- a CDS encoding adenine phosphoribosyltransferase, producing MDLRNYILEVNDFPKKGIRFKDITPLLKDSEAFKTMVDLMVDFVKKSGATIIVAPEARGFLLASAVAYASNCGLVIIRKPDKLPREVYEESYELEYGTNRLQVHKNDIKSSDKVLILDDVLATGGTIQAIINLVKKSNATIVGLLFLADLKFLHDDNLFNEYNKHALIEY from the coding sequence TTAGATTTAAGGAATTATATCCTTGAAGTCAATGATTTTCCAAAAAAAGGAATTCGTTTCAAAGATATAACTCCTCTTTTGAAAGACTCAGAAGCTTTCAAAACTATGGTTGATCTAATGGTTGATTTCGTAAAAAAATCAGGCGCAACAATAATCGTTGCACCTGAAGCAAGGGGATTTTTATTGGCATCAGCAGTTGCTTATGCTTCAAATTGTGGTCTTGTAATTATTAGAAAACCTGATAAACTACCTAGAGAAGTATATGAAGAATCTTATGAACTTGAATACGGGACTAATAGATTACAAGTTCATAAAAATGATATCAAGTCATCTGATAAAGTATTAATATTAGATGATGTACTTGCAACTGGTGGAACAATCCAAGCAATTATTAATCTTGTGAAAAAATCAAATGCTACAATTGTGGGATTACTATTTTTAGCTGATTTAAAATTTCTTCATGATGATAACTTGTTTAATGAATATAATAAGCACGCTCTTATTGAATATTAA
- a CDS encoding RelA/SpoT family protein, producing MTPLDYEFDYIECRDVNTLMSEMKKYIKNKKALDEVKRAYFYAEEKHKEQKRKNGDPFIVHPLSSAYYLAQWRMGPKTIIAGLLHDVIEDTPVTFSEVEEMWGTEVADIVEAVTKVSYFTKENREQMKANYLRKLFLSMIRDIRVIIVKIADRMHNLLTLKYMSVERQKVIAKETLEIYSTIAHRIGMKSAKNILEDYSFYYLNPQEYNKIKSLLEEDIESRKLIITDMINDIYKKFKQNGLQNDTIVFGRSKTIYSIYRKMNQFGKSFSDINDILAIRIITPKVDDCYKILGWIHSMYTPLSGRFKDYIATPKNNLYQSIHTTLANKEGIIFEVQIRTNEMDDIAEHGAAAHWKYKEGERNISVEEKQKEIDQKVDMFTRLMNLEKLAYENLEIEYNDDHNFDFESELEETFKSDYLAPLIYILTPDGTVVTMPFGSTVLDFAYKIHTEIGNTTVGGKINGVFSPYNTILNSGEMVEIQTSKEVKPQEKWLRFVRTAAAKKAIEAYLADQKVIEENKEKITNKKIILKTKREIDKFIIEKQLKWKVNSHEDILRKLEELDFKNIDEFLLNVGKGHYTIEEAVNYVFISKDKLKDINVINDIKTRKFKSSKARNDLIINGISQVECTLSSCCYPIPYESVVSFITKSKGIQVHRNNCINIKSVISIKNLLKTSWNKEVTDEIKYCTKIKIETYDRPNLFLDLITLISNRRSSIQEVRLIVNNETYIVNISLTILVSNLDELNNILTSVTEIPGVISVKRSTNEKEEVKQGIYKYI from the coding sequence ATGACGCCATTAGATTATGAATTTGATTATATTGAATGTAGAGATGTAAATACATTGATGTCTGAAATGAAGAAGTATATTAAAAATAAGAAGGCACTTGACGAGGTTAAAAGAGCTTATTTTTATGCTGAGGAAAAACATAAAGAACAAAAAAGAAAAAATGGTGACCCATTTATTGTTCATCCTTTATCATCTGCTTATTATTTGGCACAATGAAGAATGGGACCTAAGACTATTATAGCAGGTCTATTACATGATGTTATTGAGGACACTCCTGTCACATTCTCAGAAGTAGAAGAGATGTGAGGTACAGAAGTAGCAGATATTGTTGAAGCAGTTACAAAAGTTAGTTACTTTACAAAAGAAAATCGTGAGCAAATGAAAGCTAACTATCTAAGAAAGCTTTTTTTATCTATGATTAGAGATATTAGAGTTATTATTGTAAAAATTGCTGATAGAATGCATAACTTATTAACGCTAAAATATATGAGTGTTGAAAGACAAAAAGTTATTGCAAAAGAAACTCTAGAAATATATTCAACAATTGCTCATAGAATTGGTATGAAATCAGCTAAAAATATTTTAGAAGATTATTCATTTTATTATCTAAATCCTCAAGAATATAATAAAATTAAAAGTTTATTAGAAGAAGATATTGAGTCTAGAAAACTTATTATCACTGACATGATAAACGATATATATAAGAAATTTAAGCAAAATGGGTTGCAAAATGATACCATTGTTTTTGGACGTTCTAAGACTATTTATTCAATATATAGAAAAATGAATCAGTTTGGTAAATCCTTTTCAGATATTAATGATATTTTAGCTATAAGAATAATAACTCCAAAAGTTGATGATTGTTATAAGATATTAGGTTGAATACATAGTATGTATACACCATTATCAGGTCGTTTCAAAGATTATATAGCGACACCTAAAAATAATTTATATCAATCAATTCATACTACATTAGCAAATAAAGAAGGTATTATTTTTGAAGTTCAAATAAGAACAAATGAAATGGATGATATTGCAGAGCATGGAGCTGCTGCTCATTGAAAGTATAAAGAAGGAGAAAGAAATATAAGTGTTGAAGAAAAACAAAAAGAAATAGATCAAAAAGTAGATATGTTCACAAGATTAATGAATTTAGAAAAATTAGCATATGAAAATTTAGAGATTGAATACAATGATGACCATAATTTTGATTTTGAATCTGAATTAGAAGAAACATTTAAAAGTGATTATTTAGCACCTTTAATATACATTTTAACCCCAGATGGAACTGTTGTTACAATGCCTTTTGGGTCTACGGTTCTCGACTTCGCTTATAAAATTCATACTGAGATAGGTAATACAACTGTGGGTGGTAAAATTAATGGAGTTTTTTCACCATACAATACAATATTAAATTCTGGTGAAATGGTAGAAATACAAACTTCTAAGGAAGTAAAACCACAAGAAAAATGACTTAGATTTGTAAGAACTGCAGCTGCAAAAAAGGCTATTGAAGCTTATTTAGCTGATCAAAAAGTTATTGAAGAAAATAAAGAAAAAATAACTAATAAAAAAATAATACTTAAAACTAAACGAGAAATTGATAAATTCATTATAGAAAAACAATTAAAATGAAAAGTTAACTCACATGAAGATATATTAAGAAAGTTAGAAGAATTGGATTTTAAAAATATTGATGAATTTTTATTAAATGTTGGTAAAGGCCATTATACAATCGAAGAAGCTGTAAACTATGTATTTATTTCTAAAGATAAACTTAAAGATATAAATGTAATTAATGACATAAAAACTAGAAAGTTTAAATCAAGTAAAGCAAGAAATGATTTAATAATTAATGGTATAAGTCAAGTAGAGTGCACATTAAGTAGTTGCTGTTATCCTATTCCATATGAAAGTGTTGTTAGTTTTATCACTAAATCTAAGGGTATTCAGGTTCATAGAAATAATTGTATAAATATCAAAAGTGTTATCTCTATTAAAAATTTATTAAAAACTTCATGAAATAAGGAAGTAACCGATGAAATTAAATATTGTACAAAAATTAAAATTGAAACTTATGATAGACCAAATTTATTTTTAGATTTAATAACATTAATTTCAAATAGACGTTCAAGCATTCAAGAGGTAAGATTAATAGTTAATAATGAAACTTATATTGTAAATATTAGTTTAACAATTTTAGTTTCTAATTTAGATGAATTAAATAATATTTTAACAAGTGTAACTGAAATACCTGGAGTAATTAGTGTAAAAAGATCAACAAATGAAAAAGAAGAAGTTAAACAAGGCATCTATAAATATATTTAG
- a CDS encoding MerR family transcriptional regulator has product MKKLYLKDISKEIDLPEYVLRFYDKKGLIPFMNRDENNYRYIYYDKVSWLKTISCLKKAGMPLKEIKKYVDLALVGEQTFEERLKIILKQEKETLKQIEVLKEQLEFIQYKKEFYNKKSK; this is encoded by the coding sequence GTGAAAAAACTATATTTAAAAGATATTTCAAAAGAAATAGACTTGCCAGAATATGTTTTAAGATTTTATGACAAAAAAGGTCTTATTCCTTTTATGAATAGAGATGAGAATAACTATAGATATATTTATTATGATAAAGTTTCTTGATTAAAGACAATTTCTTGTTTAAAAAAAGCAGGTATGCCATTAAAAGAGATTAAAAAATATGTTGATTTAGCCTTAGTTGGAGAACAAACATTTGAAGAACGTTTAAAAATCATATTAAAGCAAGAAAAAGAAACTTTAAAACAAATTGAAGTTTTAAAAGAACAACTTGAATTTATTCAGTATAAAAAAGAATTTTATAATAAAAAAAGTAAATAA
- a CDS encoding aldo/keto reductase, with product MKKRILGKNLEVSEIGLGCMGLSFSLPPFPEKKESIKFLLEAYNEGVTFFDTAEIYGPYINEELIGEAFKDIRDEVVIATKFGFSYDDNNNVIGVDSSRKNIIRMVDSSLKRLKTTYIDLLYQHRVDPNTPIEDVADTMKILIKEGKIKHWGLSEASANTIRKANEICPLTAVQSEYSMFWRNVEKEILPTLEELNIGFVPFSPLGKGFLTGNIKPGNKFLKGDFRNTVPRFNNPDYLEKNYELVKYLEIIANKKNTSTASIALAWLLHKKDWIVPIPGTKKLNRLVENISSTQIIFSTSELNEIDKKLNEIKILGNRYNDVYENLIDK from the coding sequence ATGAAAAAAAGAATATTAGGTAAAAATTTAGAGGTATCAGAAATTGGTCTTGGTTGTATGGGGCTAAGTTTTAGTCTTCCACCATTTCCTGAAAAAAAAGAATCAATAAAGTTTCTTTTGGAAGCATATAATGAAGGAGTTACATTTTTTGATACAGCTGAAATTTATGGTCCATATATTAATGAAGAATTAATAGGAGAAGCTTTTAAGGACATAAGAGATGAAGTTGTAATTGCAACTAAGTTTGGATTTTCTTATGATGATAATAATAATGTAATTGGTGTTGATAGTAGTAGAAAAAATATTATAAGAATGGTGGACAGTTCATTAAAAAGACTTAAAACAACTTACATTGATTTGTTATATCAACATAGAGTTGATCCAAATACTCCTATTGAAGATGTTGCAGATACTATGAAAATTTTAATAAAGGAGGGTAAAATTAAACATTGAGGATTAAGTGAAGCATCAGCAAACACTATTAGAAAAGCAAACGAAATTTGTCCTTTAACTGCTGTGCAAAGTGAGTATTCAATGTTTTGAAGAAATGTGGAAAAGGAAATCTTGCCAACACTTGAAGAATTAAATATTGGATTTGTACCATTTTCTCCATTAGGTAAAGGTTTTTTAACAGGTAATATTAAACCAGGAAATAAATTTCTAAAAGGTGATTTTAGAAATACAGTTCCTAGATTTAATAATCCTGATTATTTAGAGAAAAATTATGAATTAGTTAAATATTTAGAAATAATTGCAAACAAGAAAAATACATCAACCGCTTCTATTGCATTGGCATGATTATTGCATAAAAAAGATTGAATAGTTCCAATTCCAGGTACAAAAAAATTGAATAGATTAGTTGAAAATATAAGTTCAACACAAATAATCTTCTCAACATCTGAGTTAAATGAAATAGATAAAAAATTAAACGAAATTAAGATTTTAGGTAATAGATATAATGATGTATATGAAAATTTAATTGATAAATAA
- a CDS encoding ABC transporter ATP-binding protein → MENNVVIFKDYVKKFKNTKIGPLNFEIEKGKTTAILGASGSGKSVVIKTIIGAISNFEGDVRVCGYSKKKRKAHLANKDVSFYTQMDFSLYEMNVVTYLKNMCIVLGVEKKSINHKVDYWLDFFDLKKDAHKKIKNFSWGMQNRLSLILSLIKDTDIIILDEPGANLDSSWRNKMRNLLIDYKNRERTVVITSHNIDEINDLIDYYVVLDKGKLVFKGSKIDLNMYAKYKMYFYERFDYESFQKFLNGKNIKAFKYDELENSIVFATNSTKEINWIFLYLIKETTPILNLVKLPVNMDSIYKALEDSDQFNKDLIENNNVLDKKSKKLALKLEKKAKKEKDKKKNFIEQKTTLNNSLESVKNVESKETKFFDTNSGKPVAKESEDKE, encoded by the coding sequence TTGGAAAATAATGTTGTTATATTTAAGGACTATGTTAAAAAATTTAAAAATACTAAAATAGGTCCTTTAAATTTTGAAATAGAAAAAGGTAAAACAACCGCAATATTAGGTGCAAGTGGTAGTGGAAAGTCAGTTGTCATAAAGACAATAATTGGTGCCATTTCTAATTTTGAAGGTGATGTAAGAGTTTGTGGTTATTCTAAGAAAAAAAGAAAAGCTCATTTAGCAAATAAAGATGTAAGTTTCTATACCCAAATGGATTTTTCATTATATGAAATGAATGTTGTGACATACCTTAAGAACATGTGTATTGTTTTAGGTGTTGAAAAAAAGTCTATTAATCATAAAGTTGATTACTGATTGGATTTTTTTGATTTAAAAAAAGATGCTCATAAAAAAATTAAAAACTTCTCATGAGGAATGCAAAATAGATTAAGTCTTATATTATCTTTAATTAAAGATACAGATATAATAATTCTTGACGAACCAGGAGCTAATTTAGACTCATCTTGAAGAAATAAAATGAGAAATTTATTAATTGATTATAAAAATCGTGAAAGAACAGTGGTTATAACATCACATAATATTGATGAAATTAATGATCTAATTGATTATTATGTAGTTCTTGATAAAGGTAAGTTAGTTTTTAAAGGTTCAAAAATTGATTTAAATATGTATGCAAAATATAAAATGTATTTTTATGAAAGATTTGACTATGAATCATTCCAAAAGTTTTTAAATGGAAAAAACATTAAAGCTTTCAAATATGATGAACTTGAAAATTCAATAGTTTTTGCAACTAACTCCACTAAGGAAATTAACTGAATATTTTTATACTTAATAAAAGAGACTACACCAATACTTAATTTAGTTAAGCTTCCTGTTAATATGGATTCAATTTATAAGGCTTTAGAAGATAGTGACCAGTTTAATAAGGATTTAATCGAGAATAATAATGTATTGGACAAAAAAAGTAAAAAACTTGCATTGAAATTAGAAAAAAAAGCAAAAAAAGAAAAAGATAAGAAAAAAAATTTTATAGAACAAAAAACAACATTAAATAATAGTCTAGAAAGTGTTAAAAATGTAGAATCAAAAGAAACAAAATTTTTTGATACAAATAGTGGTAAACCCGTTGCTAAAGAATCAGAAGATAAAGAATAA
- a CDS encoding DeoR/GlpR family DNA-binding transcription regulator produces the protein MFKEKRFELIIEYVNKNGYATNESISKELSIPFTTLRRDLNELHNQNYLIKVHGGAKTLKEKSILEANFSEKISDNIDQKKIIAEKALLCIKPNESVFLDAGSTTYFLAKIIKKDLNNRIYTNSILHAQVLANNGIEDINILPGRLKLKTNAIVGVETINSLKKYYFDVAFIGINAIDSDYNFYTTDEDEAEIKKIVVKNSHLAFALADKSKLNSRSFVKCGDKSQLAVIDEEV, from the coding sequence ATGTTCAAAGAAAAAAGATTTGAATTAATAATTGAGTATGTTAATAAAAATGGATATGCAACAAATGAATCAATATCAAAAGAACTCAGTATTCCTTTTACCACTTTAAGACGTGATTTGAATGAGTTACATAACCAAAATTATTTGATTAAAGTTCATGGTGGTGCCAAGACTTTAAAAGAAAAATCTATATTAGAGGCTAATTTTAGTGAAAAAATATCTGATAATATTGATCAAAAAAAAATAATTGCGGAAAAAGCTTTATTATGTATAAAACCTAATGAATCAGTATTTTTAGATGCTGGTTCCACTACATATTTTTTAGCCAAAATTATAAAAAAAGACTTAAATAATAGGATTTATACAAATTCAATTCTTCATGCACAGGTTTTAGCAAATAATGGTATAGAAGATATTAATATCTTACCTGGTAGATTAAAGTTAAAAACAAATGCAATAGTTGGTGTAGAAACAATAAATTCTTTAAAAAAATATTATTTTGATGTTGCTTTTATTGGCATTAATGCAATAGATTCTGACTATAATTTCTATACAACTGATGAAGATGAAGCTGAAATAAAAAAAATAGTTGTTAAAAATTCACATTTAGCATTTGCATTGGCTGATAAAAGTAAATTAAACTCTAGATCTTTTGTCAAATGTGGTGATAAATCTCAACTAGCAGTTATAGATGAAGAGGTGTAA
- a CDS encoding 1-phosphofructokinase: MIYTLTLNPAVDHIILVNKNIELGMTNYYNDDYKVVGGKGINAAIILNNLGANVEAIGILGEENKDIFFNKFNEIKLKNNFYLNKGNTRVNYKIKNLQIRQETELNGLGFNVDNNNIISILNYFKTKLKEKDIVVLTGSTAKGINDDIYNIIGKIVNDKKAILICDCTKDLLLNVLESKPYLIKPNLEEICATLKIDFKENFSDEEIFKLVNMLKELGAQNVLLSMGSKGSIFFSSNGEIYKVGTAKGKLVNSVGAGDSMLAGFVFGLSHDFNIEKVLQYAAASGGATAFTEWLAEKKEIEGLVNEIEVIKLK; encoded by the coding sequence ATGATTTATACATTAACATTAAACCCTGCCGTTGATCACATCATTCTTGTTAATAAAAACATAGAACTTGGTATGACTAATTATTATAATGATGATTATAAAGTTGTTGGTGGTAAAGGTATTAATGCAGCTATAATTTTAAATAACTTAGGTGCAAATGTTGAAGCTATTGGAATATTGGGAGAAGAAAATAAAGACATATTTTTCAATAAATTCAATGAAATAAAACTTAAAAATAATTTTTACCTTAACAAAGGGAATACCAGAGTCAATTATAAAATTAAGAACTTACAAATAAGGCAAGAAACAGAATTAAATGGTTTGGGGTTTAATGTAGATAATAATAATATAATTAGTATTTTAAATTACTTTAAAACCAAATTAAAAGAAAAAGATATAGTTGTTTTAACAGGAAGTACGGCAAAAGGTATTAATGATGATATTTATAATATCATAGGTAAAATTGTTAATGATAAAAAAGCAATTCTTATATGTGATTGTACTAAGGATTTACTTTTAAATGTATTAGAATCTAAACCTTACCTAATAAAACCAAATCTTGAAGAAATTTGTGCTACTCTAAAAATCGATTTTAAAGAAAATTTTAGTGATGAAGAAATATTTAAACTTGTAAATATGTTAAAAGAATTAGGGGCACAAAATGTTTTGTTAAGTATGGGGTCAAAAGGAAGCATATTTTTCTCTTCTAATGGGGAAATATATAAAGTTGGTACAGCAAAGGGTAAACTTGTTAACTCTGTTGGAGCTGGTGATAGTATGTTGGCTGGATTTGTATTTGGATTATCACATGATTTTAATATTGAAAAAGTATTACAATACGCCGCTGCCTCAGGAGGAGCAACAGCTTTTACTGAGTGATTAGCAGAAAAAAAAGAAATAGAAGGTTTAGTTAATGAAATTGAAGTAATTAAACTAAAATAG